Proteins from a genomic interval of Anatilimnocola floriformis:
- a CDS encoding dual specificity protein phosphatase family protein: MINAIHSDRLFLGNALDIRDLRQLHEYRIAAVVDLALNEPAAQLSRELIYCRIPLVDGDGNSTEIIEAAIRCLVSLLRLEFRTLVACSAGMSRSPAIAAAALAVVTGRAADECLMSVTTDRPHDVSPLLWSQVREIQQRMIP, from the coding sequence ATGATCAACGCCATTCATTCCGACAGATTGTTTCTCGGCAACGCGCTGGACATTCGCGATCTGCGGCAGCTCCACGAATATCGGATCGCTGCCGTGGTCGATCTTGCGTTGAATGAACCGGCGGCGCAACTCTCGCGCGAGTTGATTTACTGCCGTATTCCATTGGTTGACGGAGACGGTAACTCGACCGAGATCATCGAAGCCGCAATTCGCTGCCTAGTCTCTTTGCTACGCCTCGAGTTTCGCACGCTGGTGGCTTGTAGCGCGGGCATGAGTCGTTCGCCGGCGATCGCTGCGGCGGCGTTAGCTGTCGTCACTGGTCGCGCGGCGGATGAATGTTTGATGTCGGTCACTACCGACAGGCCGCACGATGTATCACCGCTCTTATGGTCGCAGGTGAGAGAGATTCAGCAGCGAATGATTCCTTAA
- a CDS encoding Maf family protein, producing MSKPHLILASTSPRRRQLLEEAGYSFEVQPPHDSAECGICSRETPPEMVARLAFQKGADVALRTEQGLIVACDTVAECCGHILGKPKNQQHAREMLQLMSGREHRVYSGLCLWPRPGQEHHVQVEVTRLVMDSLAPDLLEDYLATDAWEGKAGAFGYQDGLDWVHVVEGSESNVVGLPLELLERMLASI from the coding sequence ATGTCGAAACCACATCTGATTCTGGCCAGCACCTCACCGCGGCGGCGGCAACTGCTGGAAGAAGCCGGCTATTCGTTCGAGGTTCAACCGCCTCACGACTCTGCCGAGTGTGGCATTTGCAGTCGCGAAACGCCGCCCGAAATGGTTGCTCGCCTGGCCTTTCAAAAAGGGGCCGACGTCGCGCTGCGAACCGAGCAAGGCTTGATTGTGGCCTGCGATACGGTGGCCGAGTGCTGTGGGCACATTCTCGGCAAACCAAAGAATCAGCAACACGCCCGCGAGATGCTGCAGCTCATGTCAGGCCGAGAACATCGCGTTTACAGCGGCCTCTGCCTCTGGCCACGGCCCGGCCAAGAACATCACGTGCAAGTCGAAGTCACGCGGCTCGTCATGGACTCGCTCGCGCCGGATCTCCTAGAGGATTATCTGGCCACCGATGCCTGGGAAGGGAAGGCCGGCGCATTTGGTTATCAAGACGGACTCGACTGGGTGCATGTGGTTGAGGGGAGCGAATCGAACGTTGTTGGACTGCCGCTGGAACTGCTTGAGCGGATGTTGGCAAGTATTTAG
- the uvrA gene encoding excinuclease ABC subunit UvrA, translating to MAQGTDQIELRGVDVHNLKHIDLDLPRGQLIVFCGASGSGKTSLALDTLYAEGQRRFIESFSTYTRQFLQRLEKPAAERIDGIPAAIAVTRQEASKSNRTTIGSATETIDYLRLLLARVGKLFCPGCGQPIARESPQDAAAVVNELPAGTKLLIVAPRTGVSLSTLREQGFARVILGGKVISLDQKTPEPNQDATVRVVIDRLVAGGTDSRRLVDSLETAFKQTAGHGEVWWQPLAEAEPPQRAVQNETLDGSAWNVWSFVSELKCPRCQLQFIPPEPRLFSFNSPLGACPACEGFGNLIDLDGDLIVPDKAKSLRDGAIAPWTTPAYEHELQELLALAADYQLPVDVPYHDLTAEQLNLIQNGVPERNFGGLVGFFAWLEKHKYKMPVRVFHNRWKSSRVCTTCNGARLNAQALAWRVGGLNLAEIAALRLDQGETFFAELPLSPREKQVSRTMLEQVRNRLRFLVQVGLGYLALDRPLKTLSSGEAQRVALTSALGSSLVNMLYVLDEPSVGLHPRDVEPLVKSIRGLQRRGNTVVVVEHEEALIREGDQIVEIGPGAGELGGKVTFQGTLPELLVAKGSSTGDFLAGRRGVSRPGKRREPRGTIRLVGARGNNLQRLNVDFPLGVLCLVTGVSGAGKSTLVQETLYGALCRRKQKDCDTPLPYDDILGDGKIDDVILVDPSPVGRSPRSNPVTYIKAFDEIRKVFAETVEAKTRNFTAGHFSFNVDGGRCDTCQGEGAIQVEMQFLADLYMKCGTCGGARYRREVLAVTYRGRNIAEVLDMTVREAFSFFRGQPKVQGKLKQLIDVGLDYLRLGQAANTLSSGESQRLKLAAHLSEATRNRTLFLLDEPTTGLHFADVVQLLDCFDALLAIGHSLIVVEHNLQLMRAADYLIDLGPGAAEQGGTVVVQGTPEEVAACEASHTGRYLAESLRSLEEVADAG from the coding sequence GTGGCGCAGGGTACGGACCAGATCGAATTGCGAGGCGTCGATGTGCATAACCTCAAGCACATCGATCTCGATCTGCCGCGCGGTCAGCTGATTGTGTTTTGCGGAGCGAGCGGCAGCGGCAAAACCAGCCTCGCCCTCGACACTCTCTACGCCGAAGGGCAGCGGCGATTTATCGAAAGCTTTTCGACCTACACCCGGCAGTTTCTGCAGCGACTCGAAAAGCCCGCAGCCGAGCGGATCGACGGCATCCCGGCAGCCATCGCCGTCACGCGGCAGGAAGCCAGCAAATCAAACCGCACCACGATCGGCTCGGCGACTGAGACCATCGATTATCTCCGCCTGCTACTAGCCCGCGTCGGCAAACTTTTTTGCCCCGGCTGCGGTCAGCCCATCGCCCGCGAATCGCCGCAAGACGCCGCCGCCGTGGTGAACGAACTCCCCGCCGGCACCAAGCTGCTCATCGTCGCGCCGCGAACCGGCGTATCGCTTTCGACGCTGCGAGAGCAAGGATTCGCTCGCGTCATTCTCGGCGGCAAAGTGATTTCGCTCGACCAGAAAACGCCGGAGCCGAATCAAGATGCCACGGTCCGCGTCGTGATCGATCGGCTCGTCGCTGGCGGAACCGATTCCCGCCGCCTGGTCGATTCGCTGGAAACCGCCTTCAAACAAACGGCAGGCCATGGCGAAGTTTGGTGGCAACCGCTCGCCGAAGCCGAGCCGCCGCAGCGCGCGGTTCAAAACGAAACGCTCGATGGGAGTGCGTGGAACGTTTGGAGTTTTGTCTCCGAACTCAAATGCCCGCGCTGCCAACTGCAGTTCATTCCACCCGAGCCGCGGCTGTTCAGTTTCAACAGCCCGCTCGGCGCCTGCCCGGCCTGCGAAGGCTTTGGGAACCTGATCGATCTCGATGGCGATCTGATCGTCCCCGACAAAGCAAAATCACTTCGCGACGGCGCGATCGCTCCCTGGACGACTCCGGCCTACGAGCATGAGCTGCAAGAGCTGCTCGCACTCGCCGCCGACTATCAATTGCCGGTCGATGTTCCTTATCACGATCTCACTGCCGAGCAATTAAACCTCATTCAAAATGGCGTGCCGGAGCGAAACTTCGGCGGGTTGGTTGGTTTTTTCGCTTGGCTAGAAAAGCACAAGTACAAGATGCCGGTGCGGGTCTTTCACAATCGATGGAAGAGCTCGCGCGTATGTACGACGTGCAATGGCGCTCGGTTGAATGCGCAAGCGCTCGCCTGGCGAGTCGGCGGTTTGAACCTTGCCGAGATTGCAGCCCTGCGGCTCGACCAGGGTGAAACTTTTTTCGCCGAGTTACCTCTGTCGCCGCGCGAGAAGCAAGTCAGTCGCACCATGCTCGAGCAAGTCCGCAATCGGCTGCGGTTTCTCGTGCAGGTCGGTCTCGGTTACTTAGCTCTCGATCGACCACTGAAAACGCTCAGCAGCGGCGAAGCGCAGCGCGTCGCGCTGACGTCGGCTCTCGGTTCAAGCTTGGTGAACATGCTGTATGTGCTCGACGAGCCGTCGGTCGGCCTGCATCCGCGCGATGTCGAACCGCTGGTGAAGTCGATCCGCGGCTTGCAACGGCGGGGCAACACCGTTGTCGTTGTTGAGCACGAAGAAGCCCTGATTCGCGAGGGAGATCAGATTGTCGAGATCGGTCCCGGCGCGGGCGAACTCGGCGGCAAGGTGACATTTCAAGGGACACTACCCGAGTTGCTCGTGGCGAAGGGAAGCTCGACGGGCGATTTTCTCGCGGGTCGGCGCGGCGTATCGCGCCCCGGCAAACGCCGCGAACCGCGCGGCACGATTCGCCTGGTCGGTGCACGAGGAAATAACCTGCAACGGCTGAACGTGGATTTTCCGCTCGGTGTGCTCTGCCTGGTGACCGGCGTGAGTGGCGCGGGGAAAAGTACGTTGGTGCAGGAGACGCTGTACGGCGCGCTTTGTCGCCGTAAGCAAAAAGATTGCGACACGCCGCTACCGTACGACGATATCCTCGGTGATGGGAAGATCGACGACGTGATTCTCGTCGATCCGAGCCCGGTCGGTCGTTCGCCACGTTCGAATCCGGTGACATACATCAAAGCCTTCGATGAAATTCGCAAGGTCTTTGCCGAGACCGTCGAAGCCAAGACGCGCAACTTCACGGCGGGGCATTTCAGCTTTAATGTCGACGGTGGCCGTTGCGATACTTGTCAGGGGGAAGGGGCGATTCAGGTCGAGATGCAGTTCCTCGCCGATCTATATATGAAGTGCGGAACCTGCGGCGGTGCGCGCTATCGGCGCGAGGTGCTCGCGGTGACTTATCGCGGCCGTAACATTGCCGAAGTACTCGATATGACCGTGCGCGAAGCCTTTTCGTTCTTCCGCGGTCAGCCCAAGGTGCAAGGCAAGCTGAAACAACTGATCGACGTCGGCCTCGACTACCTGCGACTCGGCCAGGCCGCGAACACGCTCTCTTCCGGTGAATCCCAACGCCTGAAACTCGCCGCGCACCTGTCGGAAGCAACACGCAATCGCACGCTGTTTCTGCTCGATGAGCCCACGACCGGTTTGCACTTCGCCGATGTCGTGCAGTTGCTCGATTGCTTCGATGCGCTCCTCGCCATCGGCCATTCGCTGATCGTGGTCGAGCACAACCTGCAGCTGATGCGGGCCGCCGATTATTTGATCGATCTGGGGCCCGGCGCGGCCGAGCAGGGCGGAACCGTCGTCGTGCAAGGAACGCCCGAAGAGGTTGCCGCGTGTGAAGCGTCGCACACCGGCCGTTATTTAGCCGAATCGCTCCGTTCACTCGAGGAGGTAGCCGATGCCGGCTGA
- a CDS encoding tetratricopeptide repeat protein, producing the protein MHWRTRLWGVLVSLLLLTPTVAQENPPAEKPAFPSLEAAVKALGDDEFSVRQRASAYVWKVGNPALPLLEQAVKSTDPEVRLRGNLILRNLRLGITPDSPIELQIMVSQFYDGDRNARLRVINDLRQKGAFTTLFGLLKLETDAASKQLYFNSLQADIQRLAPQMIAANDWSILEQCFELGKSTDVGRSQYVAFLSLRDQLPAELKKAEAEFAKNPADANAAILLAAMLRARGNGAQALQVATAAKTPTQLFVQGLAREQKSWEQLLGTYSTKSDVPRAELYRLGMRASCYRLLGKKEQAEETLQAVFAAAPGDDIWYAAKIALLNDRPADALKLLTDSGLRPMAFELLVQQQRHDEALKLVGVTDETEFDAAWLSSLSGDKAVRTSRTVDRFSFAVTIAAELRLLGKQKQYAALREFLETTASVDDSRGAYWLALARLERAPGRQKEHLKILSRAAAPNLAAVMSAAFTGKRLQKAQLWWETLNADGRWQEMDDHLFGVAVALMPKTFERFVTADWPAIAKQAKTLANDPANTAAQRGRLHVLLAEAWAARDNRADAETHFEAAILADPASAEAYGDWLFTGERWSDAAAQYGRAVAANQGNPLTWFLQGTSLIRSGDEAAGRKLLQTANLMCLDSPSRYQLAFALQERGLRDEAREQWQLLQKTGNPEDQYVTITNQHLGNIIAEKEPLAAADHWEQLRFHVLKPTTNLTEQSGYLDIAHSLHRTRARGLISKEDRSPADTEAAFALLALCEQLQPGEIKLVEEFFPLLNKQGLTKEADKVFEDCFALYHSQTKQYPDSANIHNQAAWVAAICARRLDEALVLSERAVKLAPENPSYTDTLAEVHFARGNRELALEWARKAAALDPGSKFYEDRLQAFAKREFPQR; encoded by the coding sequence ATGCATTGGCGGACCCGGCTGTGGGGCGTGCTCGTCTCTCTTCTGCTGCTCACTCCTACTGTTGCGCAGGAGAATCCGCCAGCCGAAAAGCCGGCGTTTCCTTCGCTCGAAGCGGCCGTCAAAGCCCTCGGCGACGATGAGTTCTCGGTTCGGCAGCGGGCCAGTGCGTACGTCTGGAAGGTTGGCAATCCCGCCCTGCCGCTCCTCGAGCAGGCCGTGAAGAGCACCGATCCGGAAGTGCGCCTGCGGGGCAATCTCATCCTCCGCAACCTGCGTCTCGGCATCACGCCCGATTCGCCGATCGAGTTGCAGATCATGGTCTCGCAGTTTTACGACGGCGATCGCAACGCGCGGCTGCGTGTGATCAACGACTTGCGACAGAAGGGTGCCTTCACCACGCTATTCGGTTTGCTCAAGCTCGAAACCGATGCCGCCAGTAAGCAGCTTTATTTCAACAGCCTGCAAGCCGACATTCAGCGGCTGGCTCCGCAGATGATCGCCGCCAACGACTGGTCGATCCTGGAGCAATGCTTCGAGCTCGGCAAGAGCACCGACGTTGGCCGGTCGCAGTATGTCGCGTTTCTCTCGCTGCGCGATCAGCTGCCAGCCGAACTGAAAAAGGCCGAAGCCGAATTTGCCAAGAATCCAGCCGATGCCAACGCCGCGATCTTGCTCGCCGCGATGCTCCGAGCACGAGGCAACGGCGCGCAAGCCCTGCAAGTGGCGACCGCGGCCAAGACGCCGACGCAACTCTTCGTGCAAGGTCTGGCGCGCGAGCAAAAGTCTTGGGAGCAACTGCTTGGAACATACTCCACCAAATCAGACGTGCCGCGGGCGGAACTTTATCGCCTCGGCATGCGAGCGAGTTGCTATCGGCTGTTGGGAAAGAAAGAGCAGGCCGAAGAAACGCTGCAAGCGGTGTTCGCCGCCGCGCCTGGTGACGACATCTGGTACGCGGCCAAGATCGCGCTCCTCAACGACCGCCCTGCCGATGCGCTGAAGTTGCTCACCGACAGCGGCTTGCGGCCGATGGCATTTGAGTTACTCGTGCAGCAACAGCGGCACGACGAGGCGCTAAAGCTCGTGGGTGTGACCGACGAAACTGAGTTCGACGCGGCCTGGCTCAGTTCGCTCTCGGGCGACAAAGCAGTGCGAACCAGTCGCACCGTCGATCGCTTTTCGTTCGCGGTCACCATCGCCGCTGAACTGCGACTCCTCGGCAAGCAGAAGCAATATGCTGCCCTGCGCGAGTTCCTAGAAACCACCGCTTCAGTCGATGATTCGCGCGGCGCCTATTGGCTGGCCCTCGCGCGACTCGAACGAGCGCCCGGCCGGCAAAAAGAACATCTCAAAATCCTCAGCCGGGCCGCCGCGCCCAATCTGGCTGCCGTGATGAGCGCGGCGTTCACGGGCAAACGCCTGCAAAAAGCGCAGCTCTGGTGGGAGACGCTCAACGCCGACGGCCGTTGGCAAGAAATGGATGATCATCTGTTCGGCGTGGCCGTGGCGTTAATGCCGAAAACCTTCGAACGCTTCGTAACTGCCGATTGGCCGGCGATCGCCAAGCAGGCAAAAACCTTGGCCAATGATCCCGCTAACACTGCCGCCCAGCGCGGTCGGTTGCATGTGTTGCTCGCCGAAGCCTGGGCCGCTCGCGATAATCGCGCCGACGCGGAAACACATTTTGAAGCGGCCATCCTCGCCGATCCAGCCTCGGCCGAAGCCTATGGCGATTGGCTGTTTACCGGCGAGCGCTGGAGCGACGCGGCTGCGCAGTACGGCCGCGCCGTGGCGGCGAACCAAGGAAATCCACTTACCTGGTTTCTGCAAGGAACCTCACTCATCCGCAGTGGCGACGAAGCAGCCGGCCGCAAGTTGCTGCAGACTGCAAATCTGATGTGCCTCGATTCTCCTTCGCGCTATCAACTGGCCTTCGCGCTGCAGGAACGTGGTCTCCGCGACGAAGCTCGCGAGCAATGGCAGCTGTTGCAAAAGACCGGCAACCCGGAGGATCAATACGTCACGATCACCAATCAGCACCTGGGAAATATCATCGCGGAAAAAGAACCGCTCGCCGCAGCCGATCACTGGGAACAGCTTCGGTTTCACGTTCTCAAGCCGACGACCAACCTCACTGAACAATCAGGCTATCTCGACATTGCGCACTCATTGCATCGCACGCGGGCCCGCGGTTTGATCAGCAAAGAAGATCGCAGCCCAGCCGATACCGAGGCCGCTTTCGCGCTGCTCGCTCTCTGCGAACAGCTCCAGCCGGGCGAGATCAAGCTCGTCGAGGAGTTCTTCCCGCTCCTCAACAAGCAAGGACTGACCAAGGAAGCCGACAAGGTGTTCGAAGATTGCTTCGCGCTGTATCACAGTCAGACAAAGCAATATCCCGATAGCGCGAACATTCACAACCAGGCCGCCTGGGTTGCTGCGATCTGTGCCCGCCGATTAGATGAGGCACTGGTCCTCTCAGAACGGGCGGTGAAACTCGCGCCGGAGAATCCTTCCTACACCGACACGCTCGCCGAAGTCCACTTTGCCCGCGGCAATCGCGAACTCGCACTGGAATGGGCCCGCAAAGCGGCCGCCCTCGATCCTGGCTCGAAATTCTATGAAGATCGGCTGCAAGCATTCGCCAAACGCGAATTTCCGCAGCGCTAA
- a CDS encoding tellurite resistance TerB family protein → MGLFDGLFNSMEGSTRLTPQECFAGILVGATFCDGHIADDEVNGLVAALLRMKLFQRLSEKQFGSTLDKVLGIAKRNGVPALLERSLENLPADLRDTAFANACNIVLADGTAEQAERDYINTLQVKLNLDPKTCQTIVQVMVIKNMG, encoded by the coding sequence ATGGGACTGTTCGACGGCTTGTTCAACTCGATGGAGGGGAGCACTCGGCTCACTCCGCAGGAGTGCTTTGCCGGCATTCTCGTTGGAGCGACCTTTTGCGATGGTCACATTGCCGATGACGAAGTGAATGGACTCGTCGCCGCACTGCTGCGGATGAAGCTCTTTCAACGCCTTTCGGAAAAGCAGTTCGGCTCGACGCTCGACAAGGTTCTCGGCATCGCCAAACGCAACGGCGTGCCGGCGCTGCTCGAACGGAGCCTGGAAAATCTGCCGGCGGATCTGCGCGATACAGCCTTTGCCAATGCCTGCAATATCGTCCTCGCCGACGGCACGGCCGAACAAGCCGAGCGGGACTATATCAATACCTTGCAAGTCAAGTTGAACCTCGACCCCAAGACTTGCCAGACGATCGTGCAGGTCATGGTCATCAAAAACATGGGTTGA
- a CDS encoding tellurite resistance TerB family protein yields the protein MGMFDDLLGNFGTPQAFGPQEGFAGVLLSTAAHDGHLADEEMSAMFNTLNRMKLYQHMPEQRFKSMIDRLVGVLKRNGPEELMRQSVSVVPPELRETVFASATDMILSDGIVEQSERELMQELMIKLQIDSNRAKTIVQVMVIKNKG from the coding sequence ATGGGAATGTTCGACGACCTGCTGGGGAATTTCGGCACGCCGCAGGCCTTTGGCCCGCAGGAAGGATTTGCCGGCGTTCTACTGTCGACGGCTGCCCACGACGGCCATCTGGCCGACGAAGAAATGTCGGCGATGTTCAACACGCTGAACCGCATGAAGCTCTACCAGCACATGCCGGAGCAGCGTTTCAAGAGCATGATCGACCGGTTGGTCGGTGTGCTGAAGCGCAACGGCCCCGAAGAACTCATGCGGCAATCGGTTAGCGTCGTCCCGCCCGAGCTGCGCGAAACCGTGTTCGCCAGCGCCACCGACATGATCCTGTCCGATGGCATCGTGGAACAATCGGAACGGGAGCTGATGCAGGAATTGATGATCAAACTGCAAATCGACAGCAACCGCGCCAAGACCATCGTGCAAGTGATGGTCATTAAGAATAAAGGTTAG
- a CDS encoding YdjY domain-containing protein — protein sequence MQRLMTGSGWVAMILFCVACSIAQEKAEDKPAEKPAKAPEGLVRLSQKHDVWIDTKRKAVVVDGKICLREGQLEMFACPKGTKEHESIVALNVLPEQVHAGLLAVGAKKGTPVSFDPQYKAATGDAIEIFVLWKDADGKSHEVRAQEMIKNVKTGKAMDFDWVFAGSGFFKDEQTGREHYQANGGDFICVSNFPSATLDLPVPSTDANGGLLFNAFTENIPPKGTEVRVILVPRVKKGAGKAEEPKK from the coding sequence ATGCAACGCTTGATGACTGGCAGCGGCTGGGTGGCCATGATTTTGTTCTGCGTCGCCTGTTCAATCGCTCAAGAAAAGGCTGAGGACAAGCCGGCCGAAAAGCCCGCCAAGGCCCCGGAAGGGTTGGTTCGCCTCTCGCAGAAGCACGATGTGTGGATCGATACCAAGCGCAAAGCCGTGGTCGTCGACGGCAAGATCTGCCTCCGCGAAGGGCAGCTCGAAATGTTTGCCTGCCCCAAGGGAACCAAGGAGCACGAATCGATCGTCGCCCTGAATGTGCTGCCGGAACAGGTTCACGCTGGCTTGCTCGCGGTGGGGGCCAAGAAGGGGACGCCCGTTTCCTTCGATCCTCAATACAAAGCGGCCACCGGCGACGCGATTGAAATCTTCGTCCTCTGGAAAGATGCCGATGGCAAGAGCCACGAAGTTCGCGCTCAAGAGATGATTAAGAACGTGAAGACCGGCAAGGCGATGGACTTCGATTGGGTCTTTGCGGGGAGCGGCTTCTTCAAAGATGAGCAAACCGGCCGCGAACACTATCAAGCTAACGGCGGCGACTTTATCTGCGTGTCGAACTTCCCCTCGGCAACGCTCGATTTGCCAGTGCCGAGCACCGATGCCAACGGCGGGCTGCTGTTCAATGCCTTCACGGAAAACATTCCGCCGAAGGGAACCGAAGTGCGAGTAATCCTCGTGCCGCGCGTGAAGAAGGGTGCGGGTAAAGCAGAAGAACCGAAGAAGTAA
- the prfB gene encoding peptide chain release factor 2 (programmed frameshift), with the protein METEWYSRTTALQQRVAQLRDSLDYDNKLKKVAEINERMAAPDFWNNQEKAREVMGKFKALLAVTKPLEEVVRGAGDLPGLLEMAESDNSFDGEVITEVERLEKLVEELELKALLNGPHDSANAIMSIYARDGGTDANDWAEMLMRMYMQYAAKNEFEFVVMDRLDNEQAGINHATVMIKGPMAYGYLKGETGLHRLVRISPFNSEGKRQTSFAAIDVSPEVEDEAEIVVDWAKDVREETMRAGGAGGQHVNKTESAIRLLHYETGIEVKCQNERSQHQNRALARKMMLARLARLADEKREAESAAQYKGKVKVGFGSQIRNYFLHPDQRVKDQRTGYLMNNFHQVMDGNIQGFMDSYLRWRMKEGGGEVAADDEE; encoded by the exons ATGGAAACTGAATGGTATTCGCGCACCACCGCGCTGCAGCAACGAGTCGCCCAGCTTCGAGACAGTCTT GACTACGACAACAAGCTGAAAAAAGTCGCCGAGATTAACGAGCGGATGGCCGCGCCTGATTTCTGGAACAATCAGGAAAAGGCCCGCGAGGTCATGGGCAAATTCAAAGCCCTGCTCGCAGTCACCAAGCCGCTGGAGGAAGTCGTGCGCGGTGCGGGTGATTTGCCCGGCTTGCTGGAGATGGCCGAATCCGACAACAGCTTTGACGGCGAAGTGATTACCGAAGTCGAGCGGCTGGAAAAGCTGGTCGAAGAGCTCGAGCTGAAGGCACTGCTCAACGGCCCGCACGATTCGGCCAATGCGATCATGAGCATTTACGCTCGCGACGGCGGCACCGACGCCAACGACTGGGCCGAGATGCTGATGCGGATGTACATGCAGTACGCCGCCAAGAACGAATTCGAATTCGTCGTGATGGATCGCCTCGACAACGAGCAAGCCGGCATCAATCACGCGACCGTGATGATCAAAGGCCCGATGGCTTACGGCTATCTCAAGGGCGAAACCGGTTTGCATCGCCTGGTGCGGATCAGCCCCTTCAATTCGGAAGGGAAACGGCAAACCAGTTTCGCCGCGATCGACGTCTCGCCTGAAGTCGAAGACGAAGCCGAAATCGTCGTTGATTGGGCCAAGGACGTGCGCGAAGAAACGATGCGCGCCGGCGGCGCCGGCGGTCAGCACGTGAATAAGACCGAAAGTGCGATCCGCCTGCTGCACTACGAAACGGGCATCGAAGTGAAGTGCCAGAACGAACGAAGTCAGCATCAGAATCGCGCGCTCGCGCGGAAGATGATGCTCGCCCGCCTGGCCCGCCTCGCCGATGAAAAGCGCGAAGCCGAATCAGCGGCTCAGTACAAAGGCAAAGTAAAGGTCGGCTTTGGTTCGCAGATCCGCAATTACTTCCTGCATCCCGATCAGCGCGTGAAAGATCAGCGGACCGGTTACCTGATGAACAATTTTCACCAGGTGATGGATGGAAACATCCAGGGCTTTATGGATTCGTACCTGCGCTGGCGAATGAAAGAAGGCGGAGGAGAAGTCGCCGCGGATGATGAGGAGTAG
- the msrA gene encoding peptide-methionine (S)-S-oxide reductase MsrA, which yields MSASIVLAGGCFWCTEASFEQLKGVSDVLSGYAGGAKETANYKRVCDGNTDHAEVIRVTYDPAVISLDTLLDVFFDAHDPTTLNRQGADVGTQYRSAIFYADESQKEAAAAKIKQLTDSHHFKSPIVTTLEPLVEFFPAEDYHQGYAQLHPDQPYIQGAAIPKVCKIRAKYADRIAR from the coding sequence ATGTCTGCTTCCATCGTCCTCGCCGGCGGCTGCTTCTGGTGCACCGAGGCTTCGTTCGAACAACTTAAGGGCGTGAGCGACGTCCTGAGTGGATACGCCGGCGGTGCGAAAGAAACGGCGAACTACAAACGCGTTTGCGACGGCAACACGGACCATGCCGAAGTGATTCGCGTGACGTACGATCCCGCCGTCATCTCGCTCGACACGCTGCTCGACGTCTTCTTCGACGCGCACGATCCCACGACACTCAACCGCCAAGGGGCCGACGTCGGCACGCAATATCGCAGCGCGATCTTTTATGCCGATGAATCACAAAAAGAAGCGGCTGCGGCGAAGATCAAGCAGCTAACCGATAGTCATCACTTCAAGTCGCCGATCGTCACGACGCTCGAGCCGCTGGTCGAGTTCTTCCCTGCCGAGGACTATCACCAGGGGTATGCTCAGCTGCATCCCGATCAGCCGTACATTCAAGGGGCGGCGATTCCTAAGGTTTGCAAGATCCGCGCGAAGTATGCTGACCGGATTGCGCGCTAA
- a CDS encoding pentapeptide repeat-containing protein, whose protein sequence is MPTPLPSGQYAADNANLAGSTFHNVNLSQASFVDINLSGAKYDNINLSGATFHNVTLKGASFREICLDDVSITESAYHGMTIDGILVTELLRVYRESRSTSP, encoded by the coding sequence ATGCCCACGCCCCTGCCGTCTGGACAATACGCTGCCGATAACGCGAATCTGGCTGGCTCGACGTTTCACAATGTGAATCTGTCGCAGGCCTCGTTTGTCGATATCAACCTCAGTGGCGCGAAGTACGACAATATCAACCTGAGCGGCGCGACTTTTCACAATGTCACGCTCAAAGGGGCAAGCTTTCGCGAGATCTGTCTCGACGATGTGTCCATCACCGAGTCGGCCTATCACGGCATGACGATCGATGGGATTTTGGTGACCGAACTGCTGCGGGTTTATCGCGAGTCGCGTAGCACGAGCCCCTAG